From the genome of Erinaceus europaeus chromosome 1, mEriEur2.1, whole genome shotgun sequence:
ccacctgcaggggagtcagtcgctttacaggtggtgaagcaggtctgcaggtgtctatatttctctcgccctctctgtctccccctcctctctccatttctctctgtcctatccaacaacaacatcaataacaaaaacaataataactacaacaataagaaaaacaacaagagcaacaaaaaggaaaataagtaagtataagaaataaaagaaaaactttaaaaaaacctCAAAACACACATGAAGGtgagggaaatagctcacctggacagtgcactgcttttccatgtgtgtgacctagattcaagcccagcctccacaatattgaaggaagctttagtgctatggccCTCCTCGCCCtgcttctcagtgtctctctgaaaaagtcagcccagagcagtaaagTACCAgagataacaataaataaataaataaacaaacaaacttatgTTCTTGGTTCAGGagctagctcacccagtagagtgtatactTTCCTCCACATGAGGACCTATAAGTGTGAAAAGATCAGCAGtcttgcagcctgggaggtggcacatgggATAAGGccctagactctcaggcatgaggtcctaagttcagtctctGGCCTCCTGTGTCCTCTGCTCCACAGGGTGCAGCATGGTGTCTCTTGGCACCCTCTCTGAGCTATGCCTGTCTGGGGCCATGTCCCTTCTGTAAAGTTGGGTGATAGGAGCAgtgtcttccttttttaaatttttttattgggggttgaTGATTTACAGTGcactgacacataggtacaattttcattatgcatcaggaccccaaagttcttccttcctttccttccttccttcttttctttctgttatctttattggatagagccagccagaaatcatgaggaaggggggaggtagagggaaatagacaccggcagcattgcttcaccactcctaaagctttcccctacaggtgggggctgggggtttgaacccaggtccttgagcatggtaacatatgctctcaaccagctgtgccaccacctggtccccaaagttctctttcgcttctctttctccctccttcccaagaatcctttgctttggtgaaatataccattGCCAGTCCGTATTTCACATTGTGGTCTTCTTCCTTGTCCCTATTTCtttgttcatttaaaatttttattagtgatttaatattgatttataaaattacaaggtaacaggggtataattccccaccATTCTTactaccagatttctgtgtccctttacctccactggaaattgcagagGTTCTCCCCAGGTCAGAGccatgggctattatttctacaactacctatatttatacatatttgaccATTTCTGAGACCCTTTTctcctctggcttctgcagtgcCCAGGCCTTTCTTGTTGTTCACCTCCATCTGGGCACCTTCCTCCCTTGGCTCTTGTCCTTGTCCCTCTTTCACCCCTGCTCCAGCTTGCCCCCCTACTCCAGGCCCAGGCTGCCTCTGGTCCTGAGTCTTGTCCTTCCATCTTGCTGCCCCCATGTCCCCACCAAGACCGTTCCTGTCCCCTGcatgtccctgtgctttgtagcCAGGTTTGAGGTCTGGAGATAGAGCCCAAGACAAGGCACAGATGAGAGAGCTCCTGGCCCCTGCAGACCTGTATGGCCCCCTAGGTTGCGGGCATGGCTGGGAGCCCTGACAAcagcaaacacccccccccccccccccccgcagcatcCTTGGAGAAGGCCTGCACCCTGGCGATCGTGAAACCAGACGCCGTGGCCCATGGGAAGGCTGAGGAGATTATCCTCAAGGTGAGAGGCCACTTAACATGCATCCTTGGGTGGACATCCTactgtggtgtcctgcagagggaaaaggaggCTTCCATTGTCAACAGTGGTTCAGTCCAGTCTGTGAGGTGGCAAGTTAACACACAAAAGAAACTACGAAACAAAAGGTTTATTCCTTGATTGGGGGAAAAGGGAAAGCTCATGCTAGAAAGTGATTAATTAATAATTGCAGCCCAGGAGGtatgcagtggataaagggttggtctcaagcatgaggtccccagcatcaccacatgCCTTCCCTCCTTCAGTTCTCATTGATGAGTGAATGGATGACCCTGAAAATATCCTTCTCCCTGAATtcacagaaaaacaaaagaatttatAATCCCTTACAACAGGACagaatatttgtcttttttttttggggggggtggtttgAATGCTCTCTGGGGGTCAGGTTCTACCTTTTTTGTGCCTCTAAATCAAGCCTAGAGGTCTCATAGTGTGGTGATCAGgttggattttaaaaaatttatttatttataaaatggaaatattgacaagactataggataagaggggcacatttctcaacaagggcaacaaaaagggaatatatatatatatatatatacacacacacacacacacacacatttccacacaattcccaccaccagaactccatatcccatcccctcccttgaaagctttcctattctttatccctgatcAGGTTGGATTTTAACTAGTTAAGTAGAGTcacctctgtttctctcatcCCAGTACTTGGCCACTCCCTGGTGCTCAGGTTCAGTGAATTTCCTGTCACCCTTCATCAACTGTAGATAATAAGgaagggattgggtggtggcacacatgattgagcacacacattaacagtgggaaaggacccaggttcaagtccatggttgccatctgcaggggtgggtggggaagcttcacaagtggtaaagcagtgctgtgggtgtctctctttttctctgtctcctcctcccttctcaatttctatctccagctaaaataaatgagtaaacaaataactactaaaaaaaagaagacaataagGAAAAAGGTATGAACTCCACGCTACCCTTCACCACttactgatttatatatttttttacagtgAAGTAGGGAAAGGGGTAGGATATGTATGTCACGCATCACTTAGttcaaagagaagaaagaggtgtTAAATATGCGCCTACATGGGCATCTACCCTCTACTTTCCTCAGGAGTGTTTCAAAAGTGCCACAaagatgaaaatatttgggaTCTGAGACTTGGGTGACACTAAAGAGTTTTAATTAAAATCTCATTTAAGAAAGTGAAAACACTGAAATGTCACCTGGACAGGCACCATGGGGAGGACGGATCTCCATGGATTGGAATGTTGCCCGTTTATTCTTTTATCGTTCACTTTTGCAAATCAAAAGAAATGTGGATTTGGGTTTGCTTTGCCCTCTCAGAAAAAGTCTTTGTCATGCACTCTACAGATCCAGGAAGCTGGGTTTGACATCCTAACACACGAAGAGAGAACCATGACTGAAGCCGAGATGCGGCTCTTCTACCAGCACCAGGCTGGAGAGGTCAGCTTCCCTGCCCGCGGTGCTCTCCTGTAGCCTCTTTCTCCAGCAGCCTGTGAACAGAAGGGTGTCAGAGTATTAGGATGGACATGGATTCCATCCACCAGGGGGCCACAGATTTGCTCTCAGAGTACTGACTACTGACTGGAGCAGGCCAATGTTCCTGGGTTTTAAGGAAGAGATTTGGATTGGAGCTTAAATGACAAAAGAAGGAATGTCTTGGATGGATACTCCACAGCTCCCAGAACTGTAGGAAGAGTTGAACAAGAAGGTCTTGGGGAGAAGGATGAAGGCAGAAGGGCTCTCTGGAGCCACCTGTTGTGAGCATTTTGCTTGGAGGTCTGCTGTTGAGGAGGTAGACCCAgccccttcttctagcgtttgcccttcttccgtagccagtcaacagcatcaggttgagcctgatgtaaagtttcgagacctcctttgaatctggagaggtggcagtcgttgactatgtgggtcatagtctgtctggagccgcaggggcagttcgggtcgtctctggctccccagcgatggaacatagcggcgcacgggccatggcctgttcgatagcgattgaggagggcccaatcataacgtgctaggtcaaagccgggttgacgcttgcaggggtctgtgatgaggtgtttgttctttacctcagttgactgccaactctgtttccaagagtctggaacagagaagttcagtgtaggcataggggaccagattgggtgacgagacgtcaagcattggacaggtgggtgaagatatccgcgtatattggcaggtccggttgagcgtagacgtgggaaatgaacttagatgatgccgcatcctgacgactatctggcggggcgatgttgctaagaactggcagccatggaaccggggtggaacggatggttccagaaattatcctcatggaggaatataatttggaatcgaccaagtggacatgggggctacggaaccatactggggcacagtattctgcagtggaatagcataatgccagagatgatgatcgtagtgtggaagcgctcgcgccccatgaggagctggccagtcttgcaatgatgttattcctcgcgcccacctttgctgcagtttttatgagatgttcgtgaaatgacagagtgcgatctagaataacgccaagatagactggctgggcttcatgccggattcttgtatcgccaagctgcacattaagctcacgtgaggccgaggcatggtgtagatggaaaacagatgataccgtttttgcagtgctagggattagtcgccattttttacagtaatcagatatcagccCCTCTTCATCTGTATCTCTTGTGGTTCGCCTACTTGGGAGAGAGGACTGACTGGTCAATGTAGCTCTTGGATCATAGCATCATAGCTCACATCTCAgctgagacagtgtgtgtgtgtgtgtgcgtgtgtgtagaaTGGGCATCACGACTGTCAGTCAAACAGACCAGGTGACATGGGGAAGAGCTGGAAAATTGGAAAATAAAGGACACTAGAGTGCTGGTATTTGAAGTGAGGAGGGTCACAAGGCATTGCAGTAGACATGAATCTCAGTGTTATCCCCCCCTCCCTACTCCCAGCATCCAGTCACTGTGTGGGTTGCATACTAGTGGTCTTTTGAGTGCTCCTACGTAATTTCCTGCTGTCCCCTGAGGCAGCAGTCTCACCTTTCTGCctctgggtgggggggtggtcatGAGGAGCCTTCTTGCTGGGGCCTGCTGGCCTTCACCCCCAATCCTGAATCACTGTTTCCTTCCCATCTAGGAAGCATTTGAGAAGCTGGTGCAGCACATGTGCAGCGGCCAGAGTCACCTCCTGGTGCTCACGAGGCCTGAGGGCACAGAGGATGTAGCTGCTGCCTGGCGGAGCCTCATGGGTCCTTATGACCCCTGTGTAGCAAGGAGGGAACAGCCTGACAGGTGAGGTCAGGTGCTGTGGTCCCTTCACCTGTCTCTAGTCCGAAGTTTCAGGCTGCCAAAGACCCTGCTCAACACAGCCCAGAGCTGTGGGTGACGGTGGCTCTCCATGCCTGCTCTAGGCTGTATACTGATCTAGCATCCACTTCTTACCTCAGTCCctcctgtctccttccttcctctgcacTTGTCTCAGTCCAGTCCTTACTCCCCTCTCTGCAACTAGCGACCCCCCCTAGTGTTCCAGGACACTAACACAGACACAGCAAATACAGAGGCTTGGGATGGGGGCCCAGGAACCTGTGCTGCAGAAACAAGCCCTCCCCCTTACTCCTCTGGGGGCCCCAAGGCCTCAGTGTCTGAGCACCCTGTTCCGCATGCTGTACGAGGCAGCCTGGCCTATGTGCTCCTCAGCCTTGTTCGCACTTAGCCCGGGGCTGCTAAGGCCAGGCTCACTGTATTCTCATGCAAACCAAGAGGCCCAGCCACTATGATGGAGACTAACAAGACACTGAGTTGACACAGGAGGCTGCTAGGGCTGGTGAAGACGTCCCAGGCTCAGATCTTAGGCCATCTGTCAGCAGGCAAGTttcttctctgagcctcagtttgctcatctgtaaaatgggggtgAACTTCTAGCATGGTCATGATTAAGACTTCAgagttcttcttttctctttttgctaATCTGTTATCACTTTAGCCCATGTTTTAATCTCTGCACTGTAGTTTCCTCATTttaaaaatgggaggggggagagagtgtGTAGAATTGGCATCATGGCTGTAAGTCCAATAAAGATCAGGTGACATGGGTGGAGCTGGAAAACTGGTGAAGCAAGTAGAACCAGTGTCGTTACTTGAAGTTCGGAAGCCTGGCCACCAGGCACTGCAATAAACAAACAGATCAATAACATCCCACCCCCTGCTCATCGACCACCATGTGATTTGCAGTAGGTGGTCCTCCAAGTGCCTCTTACTCATCTGCCCCAGTGAGTCAGTGAGGCCTTGTCTCAGATGCAGACACTGGGAGGGTTAGATGAGCATTGGGAGAGTGCCAGCTCACAGGAAGTCCCACAAGTGGCTGGACCTGTGTGGTGTCAGTgggatcattcttttttttattaccaccaggcttGTTACtaggacttgatgcctgcacagtgACTCCAGTGTTCTTGGCagccttcttttttcccttccttcctctcaccttccctttctttctgtctctcgttcagaacaatttttaattttacttgttttggatatatataaaaattgagagaaagggggagacagagggtgaggaacacatgcagcactgcttcactacttgtgaagctcccccatgtGTGGAgaccgggaacttgaacccaggtccttgcacactgtaatgtgtgccaccactaccaggccactcctttcttcctccctcccttctttctgataagagacagaaattgagagggaagagggggcagctagagagggagagaggaaagacacagcATTGCTCCAGCACCTGTGATGCCTCCCCTCTGCAGTTtggggctgggacttgaaccctggcccttgtgcctGGTCATgtgcatgctctaccaggtgcaccacctcccggcccccagtGTGATCTCTAGCTCTGCCTGAATGAAGTAAGTACTGTGAGGGTGCTGGCCCCTGGTAGTGGGAGTCACAAACATGGCGACTCTTGCCAGTGGTGCACCTTCCAGATGGAGCTGTGTGAGGATCTCCATCACAAGAGTGTGACACAGGCAGGGTGAGATCAAGCATGTGGGGACACTGCAGTGTGCCCAGAGCACTGTCGTGTTGGCTGCTGTCCTTGGTGTCTCTCAGAGGAAGGTGCTGGAAGCAATGTAGggtgctcaccccccccccccaccgtggCCCCCGCAGAAAAGTCCCTTCCTGTTCCTGTCAGATCACTGTCTCATCTGCAGCCTCCGGGCCCAGTATGGCACAGAGCTGCCCTTCAACGCCGTCCACGGGAGCCGGGACACAGAGGATGCCTGCCGGGAGCTGGCACTGCTCTTCCCCAGCATCAGGTTCTCAGCCCCAGCCCAGGGGGCCCTTCCTGGTGAGGCACCATAGCAGACTTGGGTTTTCTTTAAAGATCTGCAGTGAGGAGGGGCTGGGTCAATCAAACTCTGTGAGGCTGTCACATAGAAGCTCAAAGGCTGTTCCGAACTGTTTGATGCTTGTTGAGAGTAACAGGCTGCTTTTTAAGACtttgctcatttctttttttctgctttctggTTCTGGATCATAATTTTTGCTAGAAGCTACTATGCATTTCCCTGTGGAAAGttgcagttttttgtttgtttgtttttaccacagccctgctcaactctggcttatggccatgccagggattgaatccagcacctcagagcctcaggcatgca
Proteins encoded in this window:
- the NME9 gene encoding thioredoxin domain-containing protein 6 isoform X2 — encoded protein: MGSKKKEVALQVNISTQELWEEMLSSKGLTVVDVYQGWCGPCKPVVSLFQKMRVEMGLDLLHFALAEADRLDILEKYRGRCEPTFLFYAITDQALCKEEECFPHGKDDSEDEHVASLEKACTLAIVKPDAVAHGKAEEIILKIQEAGFDILTHEERTMTEAEMRLFYQHQAGEEAFEKLVQHMCSGQSHLLVLTRPEGTEDVAAAWRSLMGPYDPCVARREQPDSLRAQYGTELPFNAVHGSRDTEDACRELALLFPSIRFSAPAQGALPGHQDEDTVGHMETPGFPVDAD